DNA sequence from the Lycium barbarum isolate Lr01 chromosome 5, ASM1917538v2, whole genome shotgun sequence genome:
atgataataataataatgataataataataataatagtaataataataatgaatatttaccactgtcCATCAATTTGTTGGCTTAATGCTTACAGAGACATTTGACTCCTCAAAATGTCTTCATAAGTACGCATGTCAGGATAAGTGTTAACATGAGTAGGCTCCGCATCATCGACTTTAGGCTGAATTTCCCGGCGACTTCTAGACGGGGCTTCCCGAGGAGCCCTAGCTGGGACTTCAAGACGATTTATGGGGACCTCCTCGACATACATCTCAAGGGCGTTCAAAGTGATACATTCCCTATAATCATCCAGCGCCTTCAAAATCTGTCAAAGAGACATCATCTACGACATTCCACATGCCATAACTAACTAATCCTTGAGGTGAAAAAGATATCGGATATCTCCCTATTACAGTTAAATAAAATTCTCGCCTACTAACTTGAAGTCTACTATACCAGGCTTGGAGTAGTCTTGAATATTTTAGGTTAAAGTGGAAAACTAACATAGTATTTTGGGGAAATATCATAACGCAAACTATTAGactcataaataattttttcatcccaaaataaagaaaccctaacaGTTGGAACATCCTCCATTTTTTACTAATTTAGAAGTTGGAAGAATTTTTGTCTTTTCCTTTCGTACAAAATCTGCTTTATATAAGATTTGAATGAGTTTAAAGGTGCCATATAACGCAACAAATTATTGCGTCATGCAACTTTACGTCAAATCAAGTACGGATGGAATCTATTGAAAAACCAGTGAAATTATTGACTTGTATAGCGCAGGAAATTCCTACGTTATAGAAGTCAGTATAGCGCAgcaaattactgcgctaaaggacttAACTGAGCCGTTACGGTTAAGTCTTTTAACGCAGTAATTTATTGCTTTAAGGATACTTTAGTACAattctttctattttttcttggaatattttggttcatttcttatttttttgggtcatttaagctCCGGACTCATAGTTTCACTCATTTTATCCCTTCAAAAACCCACAAAACTGTCCATTTTAAAACTCCTTTTTGATCTCTCAAAACTTTTTTGTGTCCCTCtcactcactctctctctctctctctctctcggacACATCacatataaaaaacaaaaaacagaaAACAGAGTTGTAAGATTATAACTTTTGTTTAttcctatttatatatattatgctAGTACTAGTACTAGTGCTAACTAATACTAACACACCAAGTTGTACTCCTGTGTTTCCCAGAATCTGGCTGTTTTTATGATGGAGAACGGTAAAAACAGTgctggtttttcttctccaagaactGATACTTTCCCAGCTGGTTTAAGGGttcttgttgttgatgatgatccTACTTGGTTGAAGATTCTTGAAAAGATGCTTAAGAAGTGTTCTTATGAAGGTTAAAAGACACcctttttactcttttttttgtttgtttgtttgttttattttgttgCATCATCTTGTATTTTCAAGCTTGAATTATGTTTTTACCACTTGAAAAAGACACtctttatacttttttttttttttactttgctgTATGATCTTGGATTTTCCAGCCTGAATTCTGTTTTTACTACTTCAAGAAGACACCCTTTTTACTATTTTGTTTTAGTTTTGTTGGATGATCTTGGATTTCAAATAGTTCATTTCCTTAGCTTGATGTTAAGGCTATATTTCATAGTtagttacctttttttttttttttttttggttaattttttttttcatttgcagAATCTTGATGCCCTTCTATGTGCATGTGAAAAGGTGTCTACTGTTTAGGGCTAGAAAGTCCTAGAATGATGTACTCCTGCGTGTAGGTCCCAAAGATAGGGAATATTATTACAGTACTCATCTGTTGATTATTAGAATATTTTCCATTGAATCATTAGAATGGAAGAGTGGATCAAAAAGTAAATAATGCCTTTTATGTTTGAAATTAACTTTGGGTTCTATGCTGATTTAGATTGTTGTTTCTGCAAAGTTTAAATACTACTTCAAATGATCCTTATTTTTCCTTTGGGCCAAGCTCATGGAGGCATCAAAGAGGAGGGGAAGAAGACTTAATTCTTAGGATTTTCAGACTGACACTCAACTTTGCCTAAAAGAACCTTCTTGAAGTTATTTTTAGGCAGACTGTTGAATATTAGATTTTGTTTCATAGCTCCATTGAATTTTTTCACCTCTTTGGGGATGTAAATGTATCCCTTCGAGTTCTGAACTTCTTCTAATTCGTCTACGTGGAGGTCATGCTTGAGTAAAAAATAAGTAAGCTCTTTGTGGTTTGATAATTTAATTGGTCTATAGCAAGTTGGAGTTATTTGATGAAGTTAGTGCTATATATTGTAGCACGCGAACTCCTTTATCAATGGCTACTTTACCACATTTTTGCCACTAATATCAATTGATGATTTCTGATTATCTTTGAATCAGAACTTTTACAAATTCTCATACTTGTATGGTGCAAAATTTTATTTTCTAACTCAGGAGTTAGGTCGTCTATAACTAGCTGTGTGTCGTGCTTGTGGTTTTGATGTTGATGCAGTGTTAAACTGATAGCTTGTTCTGAACTTTTACTGTAAGATACCAATATGCGTGTTACCTCTCCAATTGTATTACTTTGGTGCTGATGCAGGGAGCATATTGTTGCTAATGAGCCACTTGCTCATAATTTCCCATGCCCCACTGAAATTTCTAGATTGCTTGCTTGAATTATTGACGTTTTATGCACAACAAAGATATCAAAGACTTAAAGTAGATCCACTTATCTTTAATTTGTAGTTTTTGGTTTCTGAAGACCTTTGTTACTGGTTTCTTTCAGTAACAACATGTGGTCTAGCACGAGAGGCTCTATATCTGCTCCGAGAGAGAAAAGATGGGTTTGACATTGTGATCAGTGATGTTAACATGCCTGACATGGATGGATTTAAGCTTCTGGAACATGTTGGACTTGAGATGGATCTTCCCGTCATAAGTTAGTTCTCTTTCATTTAAGACTAACTATGTTTTGTTCTAGACTAATTACTAATTGTACTGAGTTTTCATATACCTTTCCAGTGATGTCTGTTGATGGTGAAACAAGCAGGGTGATGAAGGGTGTTCAACATGGTGCATGTGATTATCTCTTAAAGCCTATACGGATGAAAGAACTTAGGAACATATGGCAGCATGTACTCAGAAAAAAGATGCAGGAAGCAAGGGACATTGGAAATCATGAACTGGACCAATATGATGAAGTGTGGATGCTTAATGGAGCTGAAATCCTTTcaggaaagaagagaaaagatTTTGAGAATAAGCATGATGAAAAAGAAATGTCTGATTCAAGATGTGTTGATTCTTCTTCCATGAAGAAAGCCAGAGTAATTTGGACTATAGAACTTCATCAGAAATTTGTCAAGGCTGTAAACCAGATTGGATTTGACAGTAAGTTCATTGAAATTTCTTTTTGCTCTCAAGTTAGTTGCACCAAATGATAAAACCAAAACTTTAGTTCCATTCATGAACTTTTTCTCTACATATTTGTAGTAGTTATTTTCTTGGGATAttgtgataattttttttttatgttctgCAGAAGTTGGTCCCAAGAAGATCCTTGACTTGATGGGTGTCCCATGGTTGACTAGAGAAAATGTTGCTAGCCACTTACAGGTGAGTTATTGTTACAACTTGAGTTTCTTATGAGGGACATTGGCATGCTTTGCCAGCATATACAGCAACTTAAGCCAAAACTTCTCTCTTGTAAAAAGTTTCATGCAAGTTGCCACACCCTAGAATCAGGTCCAGTTAGTGAAAAGGTACCTGTCTTTAGATCCAGGGATTGCAATTAAGAGATATTTTATGGTGATTAGAGATAAATAAAGAAAAGATGGCATGTCCATTCACCTTAGTTTGGGATAAAAAGTGAAACTCCTTAATTTACTATGTTAATGTGAAGGGTCTTCTCTGATTGAGGTTTCGTAAATTTAACGGTGTAAAAGATCTCATAACAATATTATTTTCTTGCAGAAGTATCGCCTCTACTTGACTAGGTTGCAGAAAGAAGATGAAGTTAAAGGTTCATTTTGTGGGATGAAGCATCCAGATGTTTCTTGTAAAGAAACTTCTTCAAGTCTCAGCCTTCAGAATCCAGTGGATGTGTGCACCGATGTTACAAAAGACAAGCATGGTGGTGTTTCTGAAGACAAAGCTATTGTTCATAATGGGAAGGTAAAGGGTGTTGTTTCAATGCCAACGGCAGAGCCTAGGTCTGTGGTTGAAGATAACTTTGATTCTCAGACTGCTGGTTCAAAGATAGGCCTCAACGATTCCTTTGGATTGATCAATACTGATGTAAAAAGTGCTACGGTACCCACACCATATTGCTCTACTGGAGAAGCTCCACAACTTCAATACAAGCAAGACTTTCAACCACATTTTCAATCAGAAAATGGGTTAAGTCACCAGCCACTGCCTGTGCTTTCTCATCAAATTCCAGTTGATCGCACACCAGCGACAAGGATTCTCAACCATGTACCTTCTCGTGAAGAGAGGGACAAACATCCAAATACAGAACCTAAACCTTCTTTCTTCAAGAGCAAAAGTGAAGGAGCAGGAAAATTTTCTCCAGTAGAAAGTACTGTTAACTTGTTTCAACCTGTGAGCCATCATCAACAAACAAATTTTCATACTCTTGAGCAAATGCCAAGTACTACATGGAGTGCGACGAGTCACAATGTAGTCAATGTTCCGCAATCAAGCGCAAGAAATCTAACTTTGGGAAGTGGATCAATTGTTGCATCTCTAGGCGGGGACATGTGTGGTGCTTCTATTCAAGGGGAATGTTTTCCAGCTAATAATGGTCTTTGGAACATAGAGCAATTTGACTACAATGATCCACATCCCATTTCTGGAGTTCCAACATGCTTGTATGATACATTGAGGTTTGATTATGAGTATCCAATTGATTCATTGGATGGTATTGTGATGGACCAAGGTCTGTTCATAGTCTAACCTTTATCCCGTTGGAAGTTTTAGATGGTAGACGTATATATGCATTGCCCAACAATGACTGCCATGTTTTTTCTCTACTAAAGATAGCTTCCCATGaaaggagagggggggggggggggggagggggggaggggggttggcTTGTTAAGGAGGTGCTTTTGATTTTGGTGGAGTGGAAGATTATCTTCACAAAAATGTACTTGAGAGCAATGGCAAATTTTTAGTACAATAAGCAAGTTGCTTGAACAACTTGCTAGTCAAAGCATTCTTAATTATCTGGTATTGTAAGTAGATTTAGTGAGGGCCAGCATGCAAATTGTTGTATTACCAAAAAGGCGCTTTAGCAACTTGTTACTATTATGAAGGTTTATACAAGACCTGAAAGGGAAACTGCTGGAGTTTTGGTCCAGTCAAACTCTCCAATCACTGTTTTTATTCTGTATTAGCTTTGCACAGATGCCATACCATGTAGCTTTACAAGATTTTAAAGAAAGCTGCTGTAGTTTGGTCCCGTCACAAACTCTTGAGAGAATCATTATTTTTATTCTGTATTAGCAGCATAGATGCCAAAATCTAAGTTAAAAAATTTACAAATTCAGCCAAGACCACAAAAGCTCATATTTTATTTACATTCGGTTGTTGCGTCATTAGGAATATTGAAAAATGGAACATGCAGAATTTCACCACTTGAATGGAAATACAAAATTGATACCCTAACCGTATTAGACATTTGGAGCAATGTCTTAAACAGCCACAAGTGTCCCCCGAACTTCAAAATTGAAAAGCAGCAGCTGTCTTAAACTTGGATATTTGGAGAAGCATTTTCCCGCGTACTCTCACAGATAAATGATTTGGGGTTGTCTGATCTACCTTCCACTGGGAAATGGTTTGGAAGGCTGTTTTCCCTTTTAACATCTTTCGATCCCTCAGGCTTCCCTGAAAGCCTCCAAGGTTGTCGCTGTTTGTTGTCTTGGATTTCTGACACTGGCTTCCTACGGAATTTAGGTGAACAAGGCATCTGAAAGCCACAAATGGATAAAGGTGAGAACCAAAATGTCTACAATTTCAGCAGCAAACAATACTTTATTAAGTGTCCTTGACCAATATCGGACTTCAGCAAGTGACATGCCTAATAGGACAGATCTCTATCAAAATATCTAGTTTTGTCAATGGAAAGAGAATAGTACCTTCTTCAATTGATTACTTGATGTTTCTCTTTCACGATGAACGCTTGCATTTGGTTCAGTTCTTGATTGATGAATGCTTGCATTTGGTTTAGCTCTTGATGTAACCACTTTAGAACTACCCATGGCTTTCTCCTGCAAAATGAGACAACTCTCTTAGCATATTGTTGTGAAAATAGAAAAACTTCTCATTGATTTGATTAACAACGTATAAGAGGTGCTTGCATTTGATTGAATAGTACCTTCTTCATTTGATTACTTGATGATTCTCTTTCACGATGAATGCTTGCATTTAGTTCAGCTCTTGATTGATGAATGCTTGCATTTGGTTTAGCTCTTGATGTAACCACTTTAGAACTACCCGTGGCTTTCTCCTGCAAAATGAGACAACTGTCCTTCCTTGGCATATTGTTGTGAAAATAGAAAAAGTTCTCATTGATTTGATTAACAACGTACAAGAGGTGCTCTTTATATATTAATCTGAGGCTATGTAAAAATTATGTATGATTTTCTCAACTCAAGCACAATGAATTCACTTGATATTCTAACATGCTTCCTTCAAACTCAAAGTCGAAAGGCCAACTTGAGTTttgcttattttgaaaaattgACATTGAAATCTCACAATCaccaaaaaggggggaaaaaaAAATGTCTGGCATTCTTTCATCCGGAAATAGAGAAGCAGTACACAAGAAGGAAAGATTCTCAATCACTAAAAAGAGACATCGTGTTGCAAATACCCAGAAATATTATCAGCGGAACTCAATTTGGTAGAACAATGACAAGAAATTCAAGATTTAGAGGAAGAGGTTAGTTGTGTAAAAAGTAGCAACATCGATCGCTAGAAAGAGAAGGGTGGTTGAATGATCCTAGAGGAGCGGCGTCTAAACGGTTGTCCAGAGATTGGAGCACTAGTTTCCGAATAGAGGAGCGTCTTTGGGCaccaaaaggaagaaaaaaagaagattACATTGGCTAGGCAGGAAGTACAATTGGCTGGTACCACCTGCCGGCAGCAGTATGACTCTCCACCAAGATCATAGAAGCTCTGATATCATGTGAAAATAAGCTTCTCATTGACTTGATTAACAATGTAAAAGAGGCACTCCTTAATTATGAGTCTTAGGCTATGTAAAATTTTTATGATTTTCTCTATTTAAGCACAATGAGCCTAGACGTATATGAATCTAGACATATATTCCCTTGATATTCTAACACCGCCGAAAGAAATTAAATCTTCTTCCCTGCTTTGGCACATGAGACCAATTCCGCCTCATTGATTCAACAAGGTTGCAACTAATGGTGACAGCTAGCTTGTCATTGGAAAAGAGAACAGTACCTTCTTCATCTGAATACTTGATAATTCTCTTTCCTGATGAATGCTTGTATCTGGTTTAGCTCTTGGTGTAAGCACTTTAGAACTACTAGTCGCTTTCTCCTGCAAAACGAGACAACTCTCCTTCCTTAGTATACTGCCAAATGAAATTCAATCTTCTTCCCTGCTCATGAACATGATTACCAGTTCCACCCCCATTGATTCAACAACGTTGCTGCTAATGGTAACAGCTAGCTTGGCAAGGGATAATAGAATAGTACCTTCTTCATTTGATTACTAGATGATTCACTTTCATGATGAATGCTTGGATTTGATTTAGCTCTTGATATAAGCACTTTAGAACTACTGGTGGCTTTCTCCTGTAAAACGAGAAATCAACTCCCCTTAAAAAGAAATTCAATCTTCTTCTCTGTTCAGGCACATGAGACCAATTCCGCCCCATTGATTCAAGGACTAATGATGACATTAATTTGGAAAATGTGTAAATTCAATTCCATGGATAAAGTGAGATGGTCTGCAAAATACACAAATTCATATCTTTGGTGATTTTATCTATTATTGACTTCCTTATTCATTCCATGGAGAAAGGAAGACTGATAGGTCCCCATTCCTAATTGTATGCTGAGTACCGTTTAGTAAGCCTATATTTAACATATGGTGCCTCAGGAAATTAAGTATGGGAATGACCTTTGGTTTGGCTTGTCGCTGCTCTTTTTCTGCCTCCTCGGTGTTCAGCTTTTGCTCTAGCTTCTGAAAAAACTGAAGTGCAACAGATTACAAGTGACTTATCAGATTCAGAGGATgaaaaaaggaactgaaacatagACGTCGATTAGCTCTTCTTGTACCTCTCTTCTCTTTGCTGCTCTTTCTTCACTCCTTAAGCTGAAAGGAGAAAATACAGTAGGGGAACATGCTACGTTTCCATGCTTGTTTATTGATTTGAGGTTTCTGCTCCAAAAGGTAAAAAGCTTGAGCTCAATAAATCCCAACTAAAGTAACGTGTAAGGCAAACAGTTGTTATTTGCAACATGGCCTTTTATTTGCCTCTACTTGCATCACTTAAAATTTAATACATAAAAAATAGCAGAAAGGCACTACatcgaaaaaaaaatatattgagaACTGGAACTATTATTAAAGTCAAACGTTAAGTCCATGCATATAAAAAAAACAAAGCTCACTTTACATTCTTCCCTCAACGGATAAAAGAAAGTCCTTGTCAAACTGAAATCAATAAgcaaatggtaaaaaaaaaaaaggcaaattcCCAAACAAAATATGAGATGCCAGAAGATCTCACCCTGAGTGTGATAGCGATTCACCCTCTTCTTTTCTGCTTCTACAGTATGATTGGTCAGTTCTAGCCCTGCAAGCAAAGAGTTTGCCCCATTCAATAAAATGTTTAGATAACAGATGTACATTGGCAGCTTCATCAATAAAGAAAGTCACAGCTTCTGGAGAGACATTTGAATGCTCTATCTTGTCTTCATTAACCTACTCTTTCAGTTCTTAAACAGTACGTACTTTACCTTCTACTTTCTCGTTGAGGGGTTTCAGAAGGACGCTTTGATATCCCACTTACCGATGCCTGCATTTTTCAGAAAGAGTTAAATAATATGATACGATCAAATAAAATAACAGAAGAGCAACTTATGCAGGAGAAATTAAGGACAAAGATCAATTAATGCACCAGAGTTGAAGTCTGTTGAACTTTGCTGTCTCTAGATGTTTTGGTGATGGATCTTACAAGTCTTGAATTCACTATCTTTTCAACAATCGGAGACAATCTTTTCTTTGTTTCCTCTCTGTGAGAAGAAAACTTGATTGACATGTGACGAGATTTTGGATTTGGTCGCTTTTTGTCAATCAAGACTTTTCCATTCTTTCCACTAGTTGGAGCAGATTTATCAGTCACTATAGGTTGCAGAGCTGTCACCGGTTTGACATGAGATTTGAACCTTGATGATTCATTCTTATTTGTTAACCTAGTCGTTAAGGATAATGGTTTCTTCAGCTTCTTCTTCATTGACAGCATTGATTCTCCCGCCATAGCAGCATTCTACAAGATTGCAGCATGTTCAATTAGATATTAAAGAATCCCGtttaacaaaaaaagaaaaaaaataaactaGGTAATGGTACAAACCTTTGTTTGTGTCTTCTCCTTCAGTTGTGCTATATTATCACTTGCCTCTACAACAACATTTTCCGGCTGATCCAATGACTTGACTTCATTCTCTACTGGATAAGATTGTTCGATAGAGTTTTCGGTCCCAGCAATTTCCAAGTTAATTTCTTCATGAGCAGGATAACTGCCAGAGGTAGTTGTATTATGCTCCTCATTTCCCTGCACTTCTTCAATACCCATATCACTGCTATTCTCTGGCAACTCAAAGCGCATTGTGCAGTTATCAAGGTTTGGATTTGTCACATTCAAATGGCCATTCTCAGTGGACTTGGATTCCCTTTGAGAATCATCAATAATTTGAGTTGTCACATTCAACTCTTCCTCTTGTCGTTGCGTTTCTTCAATACCCACATAACTGTTAGTCCCTGTCAATTCAGAGTTCACTGTGGAATGATCATTGTTTTTCTGCTCTAGCAACAAGGCAGCTTTTTTAGCAGCTGCCCTTTTATGTTGAGCCTCGAAGTAAGCTTTCTTCTCAGCAACTGAACCAGGCTTTGCATACTTCTCAACTTCCTCAAGATACCGATTGTGAGTAAATGAGGACCACTTCTCCCAGTCCAGTGATTCAGACATAAATCTTCCAAATGATACTGAGGTTGTTAATGCACGTAAAGGGTCTCCCTGTAATGAGGAATTTTCCAGCTCAGCTTCTAAATGCCAAACTTCCCACAGATCAATGTAGTAGAattgcaaatgatttttcaatcCATACATTAATATTCCCCAACATGCTTATTGAAAGCAATTTCCAtgactaagggtgtgtttgggtatgaaggaaaatgtttttcttaGAAAATGCTTTCTTGGAAACAAGTGGGTTTCTTACAAGTTTATTAGTGTCTGGTAAGCAAGCACAAAGATATTATCCTAAGAACATTTCtatgtaatctagcaaaacacAATGGGGGTGAGGGATGGGGGGGAAGTGGGGGTCCAGGGGTTGGGGGCGTTGGTTTGGTGGGTGGGGAGGAGACAATTAACTTGGCACGTCCCCAATGGAGCTTGTTTTCTGCATTTAAtatggaagtcattttcctcatttttaaggaacttgttctCC
Encoded proteins:
- the LOC132641217 gene encoding two-component response regulator ARR11-like isoform X1, translated to MMENGKNSAGFSSPRTDTFPAGLRVLVVDDDPTWLKILEKMLKKCSYEVTTCGLAREALYLLRERKDGFDIVISDVNMPDMDGFKLLEHVGLEMDLPVIMMSVDGETSRVMKGVQHGACDYLLKPIRMKELRNIWQHVLRKKMQEARDIGNHELDQYDEVWMLNGAEILSGKKRKDFENKHDEKEMSDSRCVDSSSMKKARVIWTIELHQKFVKAVNQIGFDKVGPKKILDLMGVPWLTRENVASHLQKYRLYLTRLQKEDEVKGSFCGMKHPDVSCKETSSSLSLQNPVDVCTDVTKDKHGGVSEDKAIVHNGKVKGVVSMPTAEPRSVVEDNFDSQTAGSKIGLNDSFGLINTDVKSATVPTPYCSTGEAPQLQYKQDFQPHFQSENGLSHQPLPVLSHQIPVDRTPATRILNHVPSREERDKHPNTEPKPSFFKSKSEGAGKFSPVESTVNLFQPVSHHQQTNFHTLEQMPSTTWSATSHNVVNVPQSSARNLTLGSGSIVASLGGDMCGASIQGECFPANNGLWNIEQFDYNDPHPISGVPTCLYDTLRFDYEYPIDSLDGIVMDQGLFIV
- the LOC132641217 gene encoding two-component response regulator ORR26-like isoform X2, giving the protein MPDMDGFKLLEHVGLEMDLPVIMMSVDGETSRVMKGVQHGACDYLLKPIRMKELRNIWQHVLRKKMQEARDIGNHELDQYDEVWMLNGAEILSGKKRKDFENKHDEKEMSDSRCVDSSSMKKARVIWTIELHQKFVKAVNQIGFDKVGPKKILDLMGVPWLTRENVASHLQKYRLYLTRLQKEDEVKGSFCGMKHPDVSCKETSSSLSLQNPVDVCTDVTKDKHGGVSEDKAIVHNGKVKGVVSMPTAEPRSVVEDNFDSQTAGSKIGLNDSFGLINTDVKSATVPTPYCSTGEAPQLQYKQDFQPHFQSENGLSHQPLPVLSHQIPVDRTPATRILNHVPSREERDKHPNTEPKPSFFKSKSEGAGKFSPVESTVNLFQPVSHHQQTNFHTLEQMPSTTWSATSHNVVNVPQSSARNLTLGSGSIVASLGGDMCGASIQGECFPANNGLWNIEQFDYNDPHPISGVPTCLYDTLRFDYEYPIDSLDGIVMDQGLFIV
- the LOC132641216 gene encoding protein WVD2-like 7; its protein translation is MGEFSSACLVRSFSQPSQERTEGDPLRALTTSVSFGRFMSESLDWEKWSSFTHNRYLEEVEKYAKPGSVAEKKAYFEAQHKRAAAKKAALLLEQKNNDHSTVNSELTGTNSYVGIEETQRQEEELNVTTQIIDDSQRESKSTENGHLNVTNPNLDNCTMRFELPENSSDMGIEEVQGNEEHNTTTSGSYPAHEEINLEIAGTENSIEQSYPVENEVKSLDQPENVVVEASDNIAQLKEKTQTKNAAMAGESMLSMKKKLKKPLSLTTRLTNKNESSRFKSHVKPVTALQPIVTDKSAPTSGKNGKVLIDKKRPNPKSRHMSIKFSSHREETKKRLSPIVEKIVNSRLVRSITKTSRDSKVQQTSTLASVSGISKRPSETPQRESRRARTDQSYCRSRKEEGESLSHSGNLKSINKHGNVACSPTVFSPFSLRSEERAAKRREFFQKLEQKLNTEEAEKEQRQAKPKEKATSSSKVLISRAKSNPSIHHESESSSNQMKKEKATSSSKVLTPRAKPDTSIHQERELSSIQMKKEKATGSSKVVTSRAKPNASIHQSRAELNASIHRERESSSNQMKKEKAMGSSKVVTSRAKPNASIHQSRTEPNASVHRERETSSNQLKKMPCSPKFRRKPVSEIQDNKQRQPWRLSGKPEGSKDVKRENSLPNHFPVEGRSDNPKSFICESTRENASPNIQV